In one window of Chryseobacterium viscerum DNA:
- a CDS encoding acyl carrier protein produces MSDIASRVKAIIADKLDVEETEVTPEASFTNDLGADSLDTVELIMEFEKEFNIQIPDDQAEKITTVGHAIAYIEEVVNK; encoded by the coding sequence ATGTCAGACATTGCATCAAGAGTAAAAGCTATCATCGCTGATAAGCTTGACGTTGAAGAAACAGAAGTAACTCCTGAAGCTAGCTTCACTAACGATTTAGGAGCTGATTCACTAGATACAGTTGAGTTAATCATGGAATTTGAAAAAGAATTTAATATTCAGATCCCTGATGACCAAGCTGAAAAAATTACTACTGTAGGACACGCTATCGCTTACATCGAAGAAGTAGTAAATAAATAA
- the rpsU gene encoding 30S ribosomal protein S21, with product MLIIPVKDGESIDRALKKYKRKFDKTGTVRQLRSRQAFIKPSVTLRQSRLKAAYKQRALSKEEQA from the coding sequence ATGTTAATAATTCCAGTAAAAGATGGTGAATCCATCGACAGAGCTTTAAAAAAATACAAGAGAAAATTTGATAAAACAGGTACAGTTCGTCAATTAAGATCTAGACAAGCGTTTATCAAGCCTTCTGTAACTTTGAGACAATCAAGGTTGAAAGCTGCTTACAAACAAAGAGCACTTAGCAAAGAAGAGCAGGCTTAA
- a CDS encoding tyrosine-type recombinase/integrase, translating to MLEKFLEYLQFEKRYSPHTVTSYKKDLEDFSHFFLQTESSDNLAKADKKIIRNFIVELSENNISKRSINRKLSSLRSFYLFLLKIGEIKVSPTEGISSLKFYAEKQMPMSKEEMADLNDRIFDQLHDVLERCIMEVLYQTGMRKAELCGLIFEHVDLYENELKVIGKGNKERVIPVSNELSELLKSYLEIRNPQAEFKSYFFVNKKGKKLNEKFVYVVVNKYLSLITTKEKKSPHILRHSFATHVLDNGAEISKVKKILGHSSLASTQVYTNANIEQLKKVFNQAHPRASKKEEL from the coding sequence ATGCTGGAAAAGTTTTTAGAATACTTACAATTCGAAAAAAGGTACTCTCCTCATACAGTTACAAGCTACAAAAAAGACCTTGAAGACTTCTCCCATTTCTTTCTCCAAACAGAGTCTTCCGATAATCTGGCCAAAGCTGACAAAAAAATCATCAGAAATTTCATTGTTGAACTCAGCGAAAACAATATTTCCAAAAGAAGTATCAATAGAAAATTATCTTCTCTCCGCAGTTTTTATCTTTTTCTTTTAAAAATAGGTGAAATTAAAGTTTCTCCCACCGAAGGGATTTCTTCCCTGAAGTTTTATGCTGAAAAACAGATGCCTATGTCTAAAGAAGAAATGGCTGATCTTAACGATAGAATTTTCGATCAGCTGCATGATGTTCTTGAAAGGTGTATCATGGAAGTACTTTATCAGACAGGTATGCGTAAAGCGGAACTTTGTGGCCTGATATTTGAGCATGTTGACTTATATGAAAATGAATTAAAAGTAATAGGAAAGGGGAATAAAGAAAGGGTAATTCCTGTTTCGAATGAACTGTCTGAACTCCTTAAAAGTTACCTGGAAATAAGAAATCCACAGGCGGAATTTAAATCATATTTTTTTGTAAATAAGAAGGGGAAAAAACTCAACGAAAAATTTGTTTATGTGGTAGTTAATAAGTACCTTAGTCTTATAACAACGAAAGAAAAAAAAAGTCCTCACATCCTTCGTCATAGCTTTGCTACTCACGTGTTGGATAATGGGGCGGAGATCTCCAAAGTAAAAAAAATATTAGGGCATTCCAGTCTTGCCAGTACTCAGGTCTATACGAATGCTAATATTGAACAATTGAAAAAAGTGTTTAATCAGGCTCACCCTCGAGCTTCAAAAAAAGAAGAATTATGA
- a CDS encoding HPF/RaiA family ribosome-associated protein — protein MKISVQSIGLTPHEPLESHIDKKVSKLDTFYDKIQECKVFLKVENNADKVNKTAELILAVPGDDIVVKKTSASFEESLDLCVDTAKKLLIKKKEMA, from the coding sequence ATGAAGATTTCAGTACAATCAATTGGTTTAACTCCACACGAACCACTAGAGTCACATATTGACAAAAAAGTAAGTAAATTAGATACCTTCTATGACAAGATTCAGGAGTGTAAGGTATTTTTGAAAGTAGAAAATAACGCTGATAAAGTGAACAAAACAGCTGAACTTATTCTGGCGGTTCCGGGAGATGATATTGTAGTAAAAAAGACATCTGCAAGTTTTGAAGAAAGTCTGGACCTTTGCGTTGATACTGCTAAAAAGCTATTAATCAAGAAAAAAGAAATGGCGTAG
- a CDS encoding response regulator transcription factor codes for MNILLLEDDLILSAELCRFLESNNFNCDKIYDGETFLRQIKNNTYELYLLDINVPKINGLDVCQTIRSFDKNTPIIIISAYGDISDKKDAFTRLADDYLVKPFQFEELLLRMNSLLRRKAPSDNSDQDILRIDDLIINKTEQKVYRGGNEITLTLKEFQLLVYLAEAQGRTVSKQQITEHVWEHNFNTNTNTVEVYINFLRKKIDKDFKIKLIHTRSGFGYYLSPL; via the coding sequence ATGAATATTCTTTTATTAGAAGATGATCTCATTCTGTCTGCAGAACTTTGCCGATTTTTAGAATCAAATAATTTTAACTGTGATAAGATCTATGACGGAGAAACTTTTCTCCGTCAGATAAAGAATAATACTTATGAACTGTATTTGCTGGACATCAATGTTCCTAAAATAAATGGACTTGATGTCTGCCAGACGATCCGTTCTTTTGATAAGAATACGCCAATCATTATTATTTCTGCCTATGGAGATATCTCTGATAAAAAAGATGCCTTCACCAGGTTGGCTGATGATTATCTGGTAAAGCCTTTTCAGTTTGAAGAACTTCTTTTAAGAATGAACTCACTGCTGAGAAGAAAAGCACCTTCCGATAATTCAGATCAGGATATTCTCAGAATTGATGATCTTATTATCAACAAAACAGAGCAGAAGGTCTATCGTGGAGGAAATGAAATCACCCTTACTTTAAAAGAATTTCAACTTTTGGTTTATCTTGCGGAAGCACAGGGAAGAACGGTTTCAAAACAACAGATTACAGAACATGTTTGGGAACATAATTTTAACACGAATACCAATACGGTAGAAGTCTATATCAATTTCCTCAGGAAAAAGATTGATAAAGATTTTAAAATAAAACTGATCCATACCCGTTCAGGTTTCGGATATTACCTTAGCCCATTATAA
- a CDS encoding ATP-binding protein, which produces MSLKRKIALTISIAFSLLFGMVMAVIYLSFNDFRRDEFKERFRQRLEFTSHFISKSKDFEEEAPVFFNENSDNILLNEKILIFNEKKELIYSTIKDRNVTWDSAMLKELDKKKIIYTERTVPEIYAALRTINGEDYYILTSAFDTNGKSKLGYLKYLLITAYAMSTLLIGFFSYYFVEKFLRPLEDLNKEISEVTAHKLTTQIPVEQSNDEVSVLAKSFNTMIGRLDDVFQSQKDFTASASHEIRTPITRMAFQLENLIKFEEHSPETLSSLQQIQRDVYQLSDLTNSLLLLTKFDKENIQSIYEEVRIDEVIFEAFEAVEKSYPQLKLDFLINEDSSENAFLMIKGIQSLLVIVFINLFKNAAVYSDNTEVNVLITETDDNLYVEVISHGNTISEDEQAKLFEAFTRGNNAQNIAGSGLGLRIVKRILEYHDADILYSSPQEYINKFTLIFKK; this is translated from the coding sequence ATGTCTTTAAAAAGAAAGATAGCCTTAACAATCAGTATCGCCTTTTCATTACTTTTTGGAATGGTAATGGCGGTCATTTATTTATCTTTTAATGATTTCAGAAGGGATGAATTTAAAGAGCGTTTCAGACAGAGACTTGAATTTACTTCCCATTTCATCTCAAAATCCAAAGACTTTGAGGAGGAAGCTCCGGTTTTCTTCAATGAAAATTCAGATAACATTCTTTTGAATGAAAAGATTTTAATTTTCAACGAGAAAAAAGAGTTAATCTACAGTACAATCAAGGACCGGAATGTCACTTGGGATAGTGCAATGCTTAAAGAACTGGATAAAAAGAAGATTATCTATACGGAAAGAACGGTTCCAGAGATTTATGCTGCACTCAGAACTATTAATGGCGAAGACTATTATATTCTTACCAGTGCCTTTGATACCAACGGGAAATCGAAGTTGGGTTATCTTAAATACCTTTTGATTACGGCTTATGCCATGAGTACTCTTCTTATTGGCTTTTTCAGTTATTATTTTGTGGAAAAGTTCCTGCGTCCACTGGAAGATTTGAACAAGGAAATTTCTGAAGTGACAGCGCATAAACTTACGACTCAGATTCCTGTTGAGCAGTCTAATGATGAAGTCAGTGTTCTGGCCAAATCATTTAATACAATGATAGGAAGACTGGATGATGTATTTCAGTCACAAAAGGATTTTACCGCAAGTGCTTCCCATGAGATCAGGACACCTATTACAAGAATGGCATTTCAGCTGGAGAATCTCATAAAATTTGAAGAACATTCTCCGGAAACCCTGTCTTCTTTGCAACAGATTCAGCGGGATGTGTACCAGTTGTCGGATTTGACGAACTCGCTTTTGCTGCTTACAAAATTTGACAAAGAAAATATTCAGAGTATTTATGAGGAAGTAAGGATTGATGAAGTCATCTTTGAAGCGTTTGAAGCAGTTGAAAAAAGTTATCCACAGCTTAAGCTGGATTTTCTTATTAACGAAGATAGTTCCGAGAATGCTTTTCTTATGATAAAAGGAATTCAATCACTATTGGTTATCGTCTTTATTAATCTCTTTAAAAATGCGGCGGTGTATTCTGACAATACGGAAGTGAATGTCCTGATCACCGAAACGGATGATAATCTTTATGTAGAAGTTATTTCTCATGGAAATACGATTTCTGAAGATGAGCAGGCCAAACTGTTTGAAGCTTTTACAAGAGGAAATAATGCCCAGAATATTGCAGGATCGGGCTTAGGTCTTAGGATTGTTAAAAGAATTCTGGAATATCATGACGCAGATATCCTATATTCCTCTCCTCAGGAATATATTAATAAATTCACTTTAATTTTTAAAAAATGA
- a CDS encoding TolC family protein, with product MNRIAVLCLAVSSFMAAQQQMSLLDCEEAFQKNNLQLLAEQYNINMADADILQAKIWELPQLSGQFNAYNPQDKKIFDVGHSKGAGITQLIYMGGKKKNEIAFAKSNKELAQLQFTQLLADLRSQLRSAYFNLYYEKLKLENTNKQLGYMNDLLNAYRVQSAKGNVSLKDAVRLQSIVIQLNHDKLEISKNILDFEQNLKVLTGVSEEIEPTMSESEAKESLAAQPFGDEEELKSKALENNADYRYNLKLIDNSKLYAQWQKSLNVPDVTVGAAWDQAGGTFNNEANLTLGIPLPLWKANQGNVIKANYAIQQNQKNADFQKLTLETKVQSAYKTWKAQYDQLLDIKTTDLQNMDLVYNGMLNNFRKGNVNLIEFTDFMDSYRETALQIYDMKNEIMQSAEQLNQLVQTKIFY from the coding sequence ATGAACAGAATTGCAGTGCTGTGTCTCGCCGTTTCCTCATTCATGGCAGCACAACAGCAGATGTCTCTTTTGGATTGCGAAGAAGCCTTTCAGAAGAACAACCTCCAGCTGCTCGCCGAACAATACAACATCAATATGGCTGATGCAGATATTCTGCAGGCTAAAATCTGGGAACTACCGCAATTAAGCGGACAATTCAATGCTTATAATCCCCAGGATAAAAAGATTTTTGATGTGGGACACTCAAAAGGAGCAGGAATTACTCAATTGATCTATATGGGTGGGAAAAAGAAAAACGAAATTGCTTTTGCCAAATCCAATAAAGAACTTGCACAACTTCAGTTTACCCAACTGCTGGCTGATTTAAGATCTCAGCTTCGTTCCGCCTACTTCAACCTTTATTACGAAAAACTAAAACTGGAGAACACCAATAAGCAGTTAGGGTATATGAATGATCTTTTAAACGCTTATCGTGTACAGTCTGCAAAAGGGAACGTTTCCCTTAAAGATGCAGTAAGGTTACAGAGTATTGTGATCCAGCTGAATCATGATAAACTTGAGATCAGCAAAAATATTCTGGATTTTGAACAAAATCTCAAAGTTTTAACAGGAGTTTCGGAGGAAATAGAACCTACGATGTCTGAGTCTGAAGCTAAAGAATCGCTGGCAGCACAGCCATTCGGTGATGAAGAAGAACTGAAAAGCAAAGCGCTGGAAAATAATGCTGATTACCGATACAATCTGAAGCTCATTGATAACAGCAAGTTATATGCACAGTGGCAGAAATCTTTGAATGTACCGGATGTGACAGTAGGCGCTGCATGGGATCAGGCAGGCGGAACTTTTAATAATGAAGCGAACCTTACCTTAGGAATTCCTTTACCCTTATGGAAAGCGAATCAGGGAAATGTGATAAAAGCAAACTATGCTATTCAGCAGAATCAGAAAAATGCTGACTTCCAGAAACTGACGCTGGAGACGAAAGTTCAGTCTGCGTATAAAACCTGGAAAGCTCAGTATGACCAGCTTTTGGATATCAAAACTACAGATCTGCAGAATATGGATCTTGTATACAACGGGATGCTGAACAATTTCAGAAAAGGAAATGTCAACCTGATTGAATTCACAGACTTTATGGATAGCTATAGGGAAACAGCCCTTCAGATCTATGATATGAAAAATGAGATCATGCAGTCAGCAGAACAGCTTAATCAACTAGTACAAACGAAAATCTTCTATTAA
- a CDS encoding efflux RND transporter periplasmic adaptor subunit, with product MRTYIIPVLMVLSLLACSKKEEEKTNHAKKGFELSNTMLNSISLAKVEKKNIEDEYSFYGKISADKNSYIDVYPLVGGNVMSVNVELGDYVKKGQVLATIRSTELAEIQKDVSDAKTDLVVAKNNLRVAKELYEGKLNTERDVLEAKSQLQKAEDQLQRAAAVSTVYNVKTGNIYSVVAPINGYIVQKSINKDMQLRSDRSDNIFDVANTTNVWAIMNVNESDIDKISLGMKAQVSTLSYPDKVFDGKIDKIFKIIDPQTNAMQARVVLDNANGLLIPDSKATIKVSSLENSTMLTVPSKAVIFDDNKSFVVIFKSRTDVKVREIKVLKQVGDVTYIADGLREGEEVITNNQLLIYRSLNS from the coding sequence ATGAGAACATATATTATTCCCGTATTGATGGTCCTTTCATTATTGGCCTGTTCAAAAAAAGAGGAAGAGAAAACCAATCACGCCAAAAAAGGATTCGAGCTGAGCAACACGATGCTGAATTCTATTTCCCTGGCAAAAGTTGAAAAAAAGAATATAGAAGATGAATACAGCTTTTACGGAAAGATCTCTGCAGATAAAAACAGTTATATAGATGTTTACCCGCTGGTGGGAGGAAATGTGATGAGTGTAAACGTAGAATTGGGAGACTATGTGAAAAAAGGACAGGTGCTGGCAACCATCAGGAGTACCGAGCTTGCAGAAATTCAAAAGGATGTAAGCGATGCAAAAACAGATCTGGTAGTGGCAAAAAATAATCTTCGTGTTGCAAAGGAGCTGTATGAAGGAAAACTGAATACAGAAAGAGATGTCCTGGAAGCGAAAAGTCAGTTGCAAAAAGCCGAAGACCAGTTGCAGAGAGCTGCAGCAGTAAGTACGGTTTATAATGTGAAAACCGGAAATATATACAGTGTGGTAGCACCCATCAACGGTTATATTGTTCAGAAAAGTATCAATAAAGATATGCAGCTGAGAAGTGACAGAAGTGATAACATCTTTGATGTTGCCAATACTACCAACGTATGGGCAATTATGAATGTCAACGAATCCGATATTGATAAAATCAGTCTTGGAATGAAAGCTCAGGTATCTACTCTGTCTTATCCGGATAAAGTTTTTGACGGGAAAATTGATAAAATATTCAAGATTATTGATCCACAGACTAATGCCATGCAGGCAAGAGTGGTATTGGATAATGCTAATGGACTTCTCATTCCGGACAGTAAAGCAACGATAAAAGTTTCCAGCCTGGAAAACAGTACGATGCTGACTGTTCCATCCAAAGCAGTGATTTTTGATGATAACAAGAGCTTTGTAGTGATTTTTAAATCAAGAACAGATGTGAAGGTCAGAGAAATTAAAGTGTTAAAGCAGGTAGGGGATGTCACCTATATTGCAGACGGTCTGAGAGAAGGGGAGGAGGTGATTACCAACAATCAGCTGCTGATATACCGTTCACTGAACAGCTAG
- a CDS encoding efflux RND transporter permease subunit: protein MNKFIKNIIAFSLKNKAFTFIWVAILAISGFISFKNMPIEAFPDVTNTQIVIITQWNGRSAEEVERFVTTPIELAMSPVQKKTSVRSTTMFGLSIVKILFDDGVDDTFARNQVNNQLRTISLPDEVDPEVQPPYGPTGEIFRYTLESKTKDSRALLTLQNWVIDRALRGVPGVADINVFGGQDKVFELSIDPRALDKYNLTPLQVYDAVTKSNLNVGGDVIEKNGQAYVVRGIGLVKSVADIGNITIQNDSGNPVLVKNVAEVHESSMPRVGQAALNQHDDTVEGIVVMRKGENPREVLVGVKAKIKELNEKILPKDVKMVTFYDRDNLMDFTTHTVMHNLIEGIVLVTVIVLIFMADWRTTLIVSIIIPLSLLFAFLCLKLAGMSANLLSLGAVDFGIIIDGAVVMVEGLFVMLDHKAKRYGMEKFNKLAKGGWIKQTGTGLGKAIFFSKLIIITSLIPIFSFQKVEGKMFSPLAFTLGFALIGALIFTLTLVPVLSHILLNKNVREKNNPFVNFWDRIVLKGFNLTFKHKKTSMIVAISFLAVTLFSGKFLGTEFLPQLNEGSLWITAEMPMSSSLKESLKTADLLKKDIMSFSEVTDVLAQTGRSNDGTDPNGFGFVQFAVNLKPREEWKRKITYDELINEIDKKLRSYQGITFNYSQPISDNVAEAVAGFKAENGIKIYGDNLETLDKIANEVLLKIKDVEGVKDPGIIKNIGQPEVSVVLDRDKMAAYGVMPADAQAVLEMAFGGKTASEMFDGERKFPIRLRYSQEYRTNENDIAALMVPTQDGSKIPLKEISTIVKDNGAAFIYRDNIKRYIGVKFSIRDRDLGSTIADAQKKVETIELLDGYSVGWTGQFENQQRASHRLTQVVPVSILMIFFLLFILFGNMKDSLLVLANVPFALIGGIIALHVTGINFGISAGVGMIALLGICIQNGVILITEFHQNVKDGLDIDSAILNGVKSRTRPVIMTALMASIGLMPAALSTGIGSESQKPLAIVIIGGLITATVLTLLIFPIIFWIFNRTKKLSHM from the coding sequence ATGAATAAATTCATAAAAAATATAATCGCTTTTTCATTAAAAAATAAAGCATTTACTTTTATCTGGGTAGCGATTTTAGCCATCTCCGGTTTTATAAGTTTCAAAAATATGCCTATTGAAGCTTTTCCGGATGTTACCAATACTCAGATTGTAATCATTACCCAATGGAATGGGCGAAGTGCAGAAGAAGTAGAACGTTTTGTCACTACCCCCATCGAATTGGCGATGAGCCCGGTTCAGAAGAAAACAAGTGTGAGAAGTACCACAATGTTTGGACTTTCCATTGTTAAAATTCTGTTTGACGATGGGGTGGACGATACTTTTGCCAGAAATCAGGTCAACAACCAATTAAGAACCATTAGCCTTCCTGATGAGGTAGATCCGGAAGTACAGCCACCCTACGGGCCAACCGGTGAGATTTTCAGATATACACTTGAAAGTAAAACAAAAGATTCAAGGGCATTACTTACTCTGCAAAATTGGGTTATAGACCGTGCTTTAAGAGGTGTTCCGGGAGTTGCGGATATCAATGTTTTCGGAGGCCAGGATAAAGTTTTTGAATTAAGTATAGACCCAAGAGCATTGGATAAATACAACCTGACTCCGCTTCAGGTATATGATGCTGTTACCAAGAGCAACCTGAATGTAGGAGGTGACGTCATTGAAAAAAATGGGCAGGCCTATGTAGTAAGAGGGATCGGTTTGGTGAAATCAGTGGCCGATATCGGAAATATTACCATTCAGAATGACAGCGGAAACCCTGTTCTGGTAAAAAATGTAGCAGAAGTTCATGAAAGTTCTATGCCTAGAGTAGGACAGGCTGCCCTGAACCAACATGATGATACGGTAGAAGGAATTGTTGTGATGAGAAAAGGAGAGAATCCAAGGGAGGTTTTGGTGGGAGTGAAGGCTAAAATTAAAGAACTTAACGAAAAGATACTTCCAAAGGACGTCAAAATGGTTACTTTCTATGATCGTGACAATCTGATGGACTTTACTACTCATACCGTAATGCACAACCTTATCGAAGGAATTGTTCTGGTAACGGTAATCGTTTTAATCTTTATGGCCGACTGGAGAACAACATTGATCGTTTCCATTATCATTCCTCTGTCCTTACTCTTTGCATTTCTATGTTTAAAACTGGCCGGAATGAGTGCTAACCTGCTTTCATTAGGAGCGGTAGACTTCGGGATTATCATAGACGGAGCCGTCGTCATGGTAGAAGGTCTCTTTGTAATGCTGGATCATAAAGCGAAGCGGTACGGAATGGAGAAGTTTAATAAACTCGCCAAAGGAGGCTGGATCAAGCAGACCGGAACCGGATTGGGGAAAGCGATCTTCTTTTCAAAATTAATCATCATTACTTCTTTGATTCCTATTTTCTCATTTCAGAAAGTAGAAGGGAAAATGTTCTCTCCTCTGGCTTTTACATTGGGGTTTGCACTAATTGGAGCATTAATATTTACGTTAACGCTGGTTCCTGTTCTTTCACATATCCTCTTAAATAAAAATGTAAGAGAAAAAAATAACCCATTTGTTAATTTCTGGGATAGAATTGTTTTGAAAGGCTTTAATTTAACATTTAAGCATAAAAAAACGAGTATGATTGTTGCGATTTCTTTCCTGGCAGTCACTTTATTTTCCGGTAAATTTTTGGGAACGGAATTCCTGCCTCAGTTGAATGAAGGTTCACTTTGGATCACAGCCGAAATGCCAATGAGCTCTTCATTAAAAGAATCTCTGAAAACAGCAGACCTTTTAAAGAAAGATATTATGAGTTTCTCTGAAGTGACAGATGTTCTTGCGCAGACAGGAAGAAGTAATGACGGAACCGACCCCAATGGATTTGGATTCGTACAGTTTGCTGTCAACCTTAAACCAAGGGAAGAATGGAAACGTAAGATCACCTATGATGAGTTGATTAATGAAATTGATAAAAAACTCAGAAGCTATCAGGGAATAACTTTCAACTATTCCCAGCCGATTTCGGATAATGTAGCGGAAGCAGTAGCAGGCTTTAAAGCCGAAAACGGAATCAAAATCTATGGTGATAATCTAGAAACTCTGGATAAAATAGCTAATGAAGTTCTATTAAAAATTAAAGATGTAGAAGGAGTAAAAGATCCCGGAATTATTAAAAATATCGGCCAGCCGGAAGTAAGTGTCGTACTGGATAGAGATAAAATGGCTGCTTATGGTGTAATGCCGGCAGATGCACAGGCCGTATTGGAGATGGCTTTTGGTGGAAAAACCGCTTCAGAAATGTTTGATGGCGAAAGGAAGTTCCCGATCCGTCTGCGCTATTCTCAGGAATACAGAACCAATGAAAACGATATTGCAGCTTTGATGGTTCCTACACAGGATGGATCAAAGATTCCTTTAAAAGAAATAAGTACCATTGTTAAGGATAATGGAGCTGCATTTATTTATCGGGACAATATCAAGCGATATATCGGGGTTAAATTCTCAATCCGTGACAGAGATTTGGGAAGTACAATTGCCGATGCCCAGAAAAAAGTTGAAACTATTGAGCTTCTGGACGGTTATTCTGTAGGATGGACCGGTCAGTTTGAAAACCAGCAGCGGGCCTCTCACAGATTGACACAGGTAGTACCTGTAAGTATTCTGATGATTTTCTTCCTCTTGTTTATCCTGTTTGGAAATATGAAAGATTCTCTTCTTGTATTGGCCAATGTTCCTTTTGCTTTAATAGGAGGAATCATCGCATTGCATGTTACCGGAATCAATTTTGGAATCTCTGCCGGAGTAGGTATGATTGCTCTTCTGGGAATTTGTATCCAGAATGGAGTAATTCTTATCACAGAATTTCATCAGAATGTGAAAGACGGTCTCGATATAGACTCCGCGATACTAAATGGGGTGAAATCCAGAACAAGACCCGTAATTATGACAGCGCTTATGGCCTCTATCGGATTGATGCCGGCAGCATTGTCTACAGGAATCGGGTCGGAATCCCAAAAACCTCTTGCAATTGTCATTATTGGAGGGCTGATTACAGCTACCGTCCTTACACTGCTTATTTTTCCAATTATTTTCTGGATATTCAACCGGACAAAAAAGCTCAGCCACATGTAA
- the tuf gene encoding elongation factor Tu has translation MAKETFNRNKPHLNIGTIGHVDHGKTTLTAAISAVLASKGLAEKKDFSAIDSAPEEKERGITINTAHIEYETEKRHYAHVDCPGHADYVKNMVTGAAQMDGAIVVCAATDGPMPQTREHILLCRQVNVPRIVVFMNKVDMVDDPELLELVEMELRDLLSTYEFDGDNSPVIQGSALGALTAATASPANTEDKWFKSVEELMDAVDTWIEQPPRDTEKPFLMPIEDVFSITGRGTVATGRIEAGVINTGDPVDIVGMGDEKLTSTITGVEMFRKILDRGEAGDNVGLLLRGIEKTDIKRGMVIAKKDSVKPHKKFKASVYILSKEEGGRHTPFHNKYRPQFYVRTTDVTGEIFLPEGVEMVMPGDNLEITVELLQPIALNVGLRFAIREGGRTVGSGQVTEILD, from the coding sequence ATGGCAAAGGAAACGTTTAATCGTAACAAACCACACTTGAACATTGGTACTATTGGTCACGTTGACCATGGTAAAACTACTCTTACAGCTGCTATTTCTGCTGTATTAGCTAGCAAAGGTCTTGCTGAGAAAAAAGACTTCTCTGCAATTGACTCTGCTCCAGAAGAAAAAGAAAGAGGTATTACTATCAATACTGCTCACATCGAATACGAAACTGAAAAAAGACACTATGCTCACGTTGACTGTCCAGGTCACGCCGACTATGTTAAGAACATGGTAACTGGTGCTGCTCAAATGGATGGAGCTATCGTAGTATGTGCTGCAACTGACGGTCCTATGCCTCAGACTAGAGAACATATCCTACTTTGCCGTCAGGTAAACGTACCAAGAATCGTTGTTTTCATGAACAAAGTTGACATGGTAGATGATCCAGAGTTATTAGAGCTTGTTGAAATGGAGCTTAGAGACTTATTATCTACTTACGAATTTGACGGAGACAACTCTCCAGTAATTCAAGGTTCTGCACTAGGAGCTCTTACTGCAGCTACTGCATCTCCTGCTAACACAGAAGATAAGTGGTTCAAGAGCGTTGAAGAATTGATGGATGCTGTTGATACTTGGATCGAGCAACCACCAAGAGATACTGAAAAGCCATTCTTGATGCCAATCGAAGACGTATTCTCTATTACAGGTAGAGGTACTGTAGCAACTGGTAGAATCGAGGCTGGTGTTATCAACACTGGTGATCCAGTTGATATCGTAGGTATGGGTGACGAAAAATTAACTTCTACTATTACAGGAGTTGAGATGTTCAGAAAGATCCTAGATAGAGGTGAAGCTGGAGATAACGTAGGTCTATTGTTGAGAGGTATTGAAAAAACTGACATCAAGAGAGGTATGGTTATCGCTAAGAAAGATTCAGTTAAGCCACACAAAAAATTCAAAGCTTCTGTTTATATCCTTTCTAAAGAAGAAGGTGGACGTCACACTCCATTCCACAACAAATACCGTCCTCAGTTCTACGTAAGAACTACTGACGTTACAGGTGAAATCTTCTTACCAGAAGGTGTAGAAATGGTAATGCCTGGTGATAACTTAGAGATCACTGTAGAATTGTTACAACCAATCGCTCTTAACGTAGGTCTTAGATTTGCGATCAGAGAAGGAGGTAGAACAGTTGGTTCAGGTCAGGTTACTGAAATCTTAGACTAA
- the secE gene encoding preprotein translocase subunit SecE, which yields MSSFVDFLKGSYNEFRHKVEWPKWADLQSSTIVVTIATVILALFTFGVDELFSKSISNIIGMLINLFN from the coding sequence ATGAGTTCATTTGTCGATTTTTTAAAAGGTTCTTATAACGAATTCAGACATAAAGTTGAATGGCCAAAGTGGGCTGACCTTCAGTCATCTACTATTGTAGTGACTATTGCGACAGTGATTCTGGCATTATTCACTTTTGGAGTTGATGAATTGTTTTCTAAATCAATCAGCAACATCATAGGAATGCTAATCAACTTGTTCAATTAA